The proteins below come from a single Cylindrospermopsis raciborskii Cr2010 genomic window:
- a CDS encoding IS1634 family transposase translates to MKLKSEEIEIQNIDHLGIVAGIIDSIGIVEIINELIGVEKDEKVNAGQVVKAMIINGLGFVSKPLYMFPEYFETIACEHLIGAGVKPEYLNDDKLGRVMDKMFEKGLSTIFFIIAVKAAQKFGVSLSTSHLDSSSMHVHGKYNTSLQEVIFESQKIGDNQELEEMTAKLPKEITISYGYSRDHRPDLKQFIIEMICSGDGDMPIFLKLASGNQVDSSCFGQIAVEYQKQLEVNSLMVADSALYTESNLKMMSELSWLCRVPVSIKAAKSLILTIPESEFIDSTIPGYKLASKIENYAGIEQRWLVVQSQERRESDLRKLTQKIIKSESKAVQDLRKLSQEEFACEADAIKALSKLSKQFKYHKINESTVTQVKSNKKDSSGETSYQILAKVSEDERKINRESLSAGRFIIATNVLDSKELSNDSMLSEYKAQQCCERGFRFLKDPLFFADSIFLKSPKRIESMGMIMGLCLLVYTLAQREIRAALRESKSTIKDQLGKLTNRPTLRWIFQCFQGIHLVEYNNEKQVSNWTKDRDFILNLLPNDCLRYYRLVT, encoded by the coding sequence GTGAAATTAAAAAGTGAAGAAATAGAAATTCAGAATATAGACCATCTAGGGATAGTAGCAGGAATAATAGATTCAATCGGAATAGTGGAAATAATAAATGAATTGATAGGAGTCGAAAAAGACGAAAAAGTAAATGCAGGTCAAGTAGTAAAAGCCATGATAATAAACGGGTTAGGATTTGTCTCAAAACCGTTATATATGTTTCCTGAATATTTTGAAACAATAGCCTGTGAACATCTAATAGGAGCAGGAGTAAAACCAGAATATCTCAACGATGATAAACTGGGGAGAGTCATGGATAAGATGTTTGAAAAAGGATTGAGTACAATCTTTTTTATCATCGCAGTAAAAGCTGCCCAAAAATTTGGAGTATCACTATCAACATCACATCTAGACTCATCATCAATGCACGTACATGGGAAGTATAACACTAGCTTACAAGAAGTAATATTTGAGAGTCAAAAAATAGGAGATAACCAAGAATTAGAGGAAATGACAGCGAAATTACCAAAAGAAATAACTATTAGTTATGGTTATTCTCGTGACCATCGTCCAGACTTAAAACAATTCATTATAGAAATGATATGTTCGGGAGATGGAGACATGCCAATATTTTTAAAACTAGCATCGGGCAACCAAGTAGATTCATCATGTTTTGGTCAAATAGCAGTAGAATATCAAAAACAATTAGAAGTTAATAGTCTTATGGTGGCTGATTCGGCTTTATATACAGAATCAAACCTGAAAATGATGTCAGAATTATCTTGGCTGTGTCGAGTACCAGTAAGTATAAAAGCGGCAAAATCATTAATCTTAACAATACCAGAATCAGAATTTATTGATAGTACAATACCAGGATATAAACTAGCATCAAAAATAGAAAATTATGCCGGAATAGAACAAAGATGGTTAGTAGTGCAAAGTCAAGAGAGGAGAGAATCAGACTTGCGTAAGCTCACCCAAAAAATTATCAAATCAGAATCAAAAGCCGTGCAAGATTTGAGAAAATTATCACAAGAAGAATTTGCTTGTGAAGCAGATGCTATCAAGGCATTATCAAAATTATCAAAACAGTTCAAATATCATAAAATTAACGAGAGTACAGTTACTCAAGTCAAATCTAATAAAAAAGATAGTTCAGGAGAAACATCCTATCAAATATTAGCAAAAGTCTCGGAAGATGAACGTAAAATTAATAGAGAATCCCTGAGTGCGGGACGTTTTATTATTGCTACTAATGTTTTGGATTCAAAGGAACTGAGCAATGATTCCATGCTCAGTGAATATAAAGCCCAGCAGTGTTGTGAAAGAGGGTTTCGTTTTCTCAAAGACCCATTATTTTTTGCAGACAGTATTTTCCTCAAAAGTCCTAAAAGAATAGAGTCAATGGGGATGATTATGGGTTTATGTTTACTGGTTTATACTTTGGCTCAACGTGAAATTAGAGCCGCACTCAGAGAGTCTAAATCAACAATTAAAGACCAATTAGGTAAACTAACTAACCGCCCTACTTTACGCTGGATTTTTCAATGCTTTCAGGGTATTCATTTAGTTGAATATAACAATGAAAAACAAGTCTCTAATTGGACTAAAGATAGAGATTTTATCTTGAATCTTTTGCCAAATGATTGTTTACGTTACTATCGATTAGTAACTTAA